Within Citrus sinensis cultivar Valencia sweet orange chromosome 1, DVS_A1.0, whole genome shotgun sequence, the genomic segment tccGCCGGGAAAATGCAGCTTACTTTTtggtttacaaattaattaattgcaagGAAAACGAGTAAATAAATACAGATAGGATAGAggaagaataaataaaattataattattataattatttaaaatttttgaggGAAGGTTTCTTAGCAGAGAAGGATTGAATTGCTAAGTATTTTAACgaagtcaaaaagaaattataatttcttagAAGGTTCTTGgaatttcatttgtaattaaacgaaaattttcttttagttaatGGGCTGTATAAAACGGGTGGTGGTTGACCTACCACAATAACGTCGCAACCGGGACTATCCTTGGGTGTTTTTCATTCACAGTCCTTGCTGAtctttgaaataatgaaaagcACCGAAACTTCTACTTCATAACACACAATCCATGATTGTTTCAAGTTCTTACAAATAGACCCTTAAGGGACCAAATATGAGTGAAAACGACAGCCTATAAAATGGATTCGTTATGATTTCTTGTGACTACGGTCTTTTCAATTCTGTTTAGAAAGAAACCCTAACCCATCAAAAGCATCCACTGCACAGCCGCCACAGCCGCGCGCCTCCGATCGAAGACGTTGCTGTGTCATCCAATGGCGGACGACTCAGCCAATCAAATTCCACCAACCGACGAAATCAATTCCATGTCCATCAACTCTCAGAACGATGAAGGCTCCTCCACTTCAACTCCTCAGTAAGTGTGTTGTAAGTTTGACAACTTATTTCGAGGCtgttttacattaaaaaatcaatttttgtttcatgtcTGAGTGcttgtgattattattttcttgtgtTAATGATTGTGTTACTTGATTGGATTTAGGATGAGTGTAGAGGAGAAGTTTCGGCTTGTGAGAAGTATTGGGGAAGAGTGTATACAGGAGGATGAGTTGTTGAATCTTCTCACTAAGAAGCCTCAACCCATTTGCTATGATGGGTTTGAACCATCCGGAAGAATGCACATTGCTCAGGTATGAGATTTTGCTGGCAACGGTGTTATTGTAGTCAAACACCATTAATCTTTCACTTTCTTGAGCATCCCCTACAGCTTGCATCACTCCTCATATTATTTGAGCTCTACTTTACCTTGTAGTTAATTAGTGGAACCTACTGGTTATTTAGCTACTGCTAGTTTGTTAGTTTGAACTGAATATGATTTAGGGTCTAAGTTGTAAGTTTGCACCATtcgaattataattttttaaataccgGTGGCTTGACATTTGATAGTTATGAGATGACTTCTTGACCTCGTACTTGGGTACCAGCCCTTTGCGTAAGCGCCTGATATCAACCCTTCTAGGAGAAAAAAGAGTTGATGTAATGTAGCACCAAACGTCCATTGAAATAGCAGACAAAGAAAGGGGAAGCAAATAGAAGAGGGGGGTGGGGGGGAATGATAGAAGTATTATTGGAGGAAACAGAAAACTAGAGGAGAAAGggagaaaatttagaaaaactATGAAGGGAACATCAGAAACTTTATCCAATGATCGTCGATACACGAAAGTCTCCTTCAAACATGGAGAGCAATCCCTATTTTCAGTGGCCAAACTCTACACAACACAGgaactcaaaatcaaaagaaatgtaCTTCATAATAAGTAATATAAAACctacttaaataataaaactgtGATTGTTCATAAACAGTGCTGACAATTAATGTAGCAGGATTAGCtagattttttaaagtaaaataaataagttcaTAATCATCTATATGCTccttgatatatatatatatatatttttttttttttcctttattccttgatttcacatttattcttttttacgCTTCACATCATAGGCTCTTATGTGATGATCAAATGCTTTAACTCTCATTTTCTGTAATAGTTGTTGTGGTTCGAGCAAGTTTTTGCCTTTCTGTAACCTGTTATCGTTATTTGATTGCTGTACAGGGTGTTATGAAGGCAATAAGTGTGAACAAACTGACCTCTGCTGGTTGCAAGGTGAAAATTTGGGTGGCTGATTGGTTTGCACAGCTAAACAACAAAATGGGAGGTGACTTGAAGAAAATTCAAACAGTCGGGCGTTATTTGATAGAGATATGGATAGCTGTTGGGATGCGTACTGAAAGAGTTGAGTTTTTGTGGTCTTCAGAAGAAATTAACGCCAGGGCAGACGAGTACTGGCCTCTTGTTATGGATATAGCTCGCAGGAACAAGCTTCCTAGAATAATGAGGTACACTATGTGTTTTGTCATTCTTGGTtctttatctctctctctctctctctctctctctctctctctctcttaatgGAATTGCCACGTAGGTGATGGCTTATGACATGGCATATCTGTCTGATTTAGGTGTTGCCAGATTATGGGTCGTAGTGAGCAGGATGAGTTGACTGCAGCCCAGATTCTCTACCCCTGCATGCAATGCGCTGACATATTTTTCCTTAAGGTGctcatcttttaatttttcagatTCTCTACTAGGTCTTGTGACTTTAATCGTGGCATGGTTAGGCTAAATTATTTCGTGTCAAATTGTAAAAGGTTGAGTCATTCACCTAGtttaagttccatcacctttTGGACATGTCTAGCTTTTCCTATTCTTATCTCCTGATTCTAGGTTATCACTTTTTGTCAATTATCATCTGATGCCTTGTGACTGAACTTAGTAGCTGCTGACAAATTGTATTTTATCTCAACAGGCTGATATTTGTCAGTTGGGCATGGATCAGCGGAAAGTAAATGTACTTGCAAGAGAGTACTGTGATGACATCAAGAGGAAAAACAAGCCCATCATTTTGTCGCATCGTATtgtcctttttcctttttacaaACTTTTGCCCTTTTTATCTTCTCTTGATTTTCTTACTAAGTTTTGGATTATGTGATATACAGATATGCTTCCTGGACTTCAGCAAGGACAAGAAAAGATGTCAAAGAGTGATCCATCATCTGCCATCTACATGGAGGATGAGGAGGTACAATTTGTTTTGTAGTTTGTAAATTATATGTGGAATTGTATGAAATTAGTAGCATTTTCAATGGCCGTATTGCAAGCACAATCTTAAGTTATACTTTAACTCAGTATGCtgctttcttaattttatctttgtccAATGTCATAGGCTGAAGTCAAtgtgaaaataaagaaagcatACTGCCCTCCAAAGATTGTTGAAGGAAATCCATGTCTGGAGTACATAAAATACATCATCTTTCCATGGGACAAAAAATTTGTGGTGGAGCGTAGCGAAGCCAATGGTGGCAACAAGTGAGTCCCTATTAATTTTACATTGCCAAATATAAATGTCTTTATGTTTCCCACTCCcacaattttatatattagtcttttttttcatcatgAAGCATTCACTATGGAATTTAGAAGAAACaggatattttgaaatatagtATCATTAATCGCAAACTCTGTTGAAATGCAGGACCTTCGAAAACTATGAAGAACTTGTTGCTGATTATGAAGAAGGAAATTTACATCCTGGGGACCTGAAACCTTCTCTGTCTAAAGCAATAAATAAGATACTGCAGGTAATTGCTATTTCTGTCCTTATTAAGCTAGTAAAAGTTGAATTTGACATAGCCCAACCTTGTACAATTTGCTCCCTGATCTTGTGCACCTGGCTGAAATCAACTCTCAGTTCTTTGGCTCATCTGGAATGATGCGATTGAAATCTTACATGGGC encodes:
- the LOC102629233 gene encoding tyrosine--tRNA ligase 1, cytoplasmic isoform X2, whose amino-acid sequence is MSVEEKFRLVRSIGEECIQEDELLNLLTKKPQPICYDGFEPSGRMHIAQGVMKAISVNKLTSAGCKVKIWVADWFAQLNNKMGGDLKKIQTVGRYLIEIWIAVGMRTERVEFLWSSEEINARADEYWPLVMDIARRNKLPRIMRCCQIMGRSEQDELTAAQILYPCMQCADIFFLKADICQLGMDQRKVNVLAREYCDDIKRKNKPIILSHHMLPGLQQGQEKMSKSDPSSAIYMEDEEAEVNVKIKKAYCPPKIVEGNPCLEYIKYIIFPWDKKFVVERSEANGGNKTFENYEELVADYEEGNLHPGDLKPSLSKAINKILQPVRNHFNKNANAQDLLKRVKGYRVTR
- the LOC102629233 gene encoding tyrosine--tRNA ligase 1, cytoplasmic isoform X3 gives rise to the protein MADDSANQIPPTDEINSMSINSQNDEGSSTSTPQMSVEEKFRLVRSIGEECIQEDELLNLLTKKPQPICYDGFEPSGRMHIAQGVMKAISVNKLTSAGCKVKIWVADWFAQLNNKMGGDLKKIQTVGRYLIEIWIAVGMRTERVEFLWSSEEINARADEYWPLVMDIARRNKLPRIMRCCQIMGRSEQDELTAAQILYPCMQCADIFFLKADICQLGMDQRKVNVLAREYCDDIKRKNKPIILSHHMLPGLQQGQEKMSKSDPSSAIYMEDEEPEVNVKIKEAYCPPKLVEGNPCLEYIKYIIFPGYNKFVVECSEANGGNK
- the LOC102629233 gene encoding tyrosine--tRNA ligase 1, cytoplasmic isoform X1, translated to MADDSANQIPPTDEINSMSINSQNDEGSSTSTPQMSVEEKFRLVRSIGEECIQEDELLNLLTKKPQPICYDGFEPSGRMHIAQGVMKAISVNKLTSAGCKVKIWVADWFAQLNNKMGGDLKKIQTVGRYLIEIWIAVGMRTERVEFLWSSEEINARADEYWPLVMDIARRNKLPRIMRCCQIMGRSEQDELTAAQILYPCMQCADIFFLKADICQLGMDQRKVNVLAREYCDDIKRKNKPIILSHHMLPGLQQGQEKMSKSDPSSAIYMEDEEAEVNVKIKKAYCPPKIVEGNPCLEYIKYIIFPWDKKFVVERSEANGGNKTFENYEELVADYEEGNLHPGDLKPSLSKAINKILQPVRNHFNKNANAQDLLKRVKGYRVTR